From a region of the Gemmatimonas sp. genome:
- the fadI gene encoding acetyl-CoA C-acyltransferase FadI, with amino-acid sequence MPTFGTGRRVAIVAGVRTPFARSGTLLKDYTAIDLGKLAVAELVQRTALDGALVDLLVFGTVVQAVTAPNIAREVSLLPHFPKTLQAYTVSRACASANQAITDAADQITLGHAHVAIAGGAESLTQVPILHSRGMSDVLVAASKAKSLPQRLGILAQLRPKDFIPITPAIAEPSTGESMGQSADKMAKLNGISREAQDRFALRSHLNAAAGTDDGRLTAEIVPVPAPPTFERMIDTDNGVRRDSTYEQLSALKPVFDRLYGTVTAGNASPLTDGGAAVLLMSEERAKSLGYTPLAYIRSYAYAAVDPAEQLLQAPVLAAPLALARAGLTLGDIDLIEMHEAFAAQVLSNIQGMASTTWAARAGLSTPVGDVDFEKLNVMGGSLSIGHPFGATGARVLTTLCNELARRGQQFGMLTVCAAGGMGHAMIVERA; translated from the coding sequence ATGCCCACCTTTGGAACTGGCCGTCGTGTGGCCATCGTCGCCGGCGTTCGTACGCCGTTCGCGCGCTCGGGAACACTCCTCAAGGACTACACCGCCATCGACCTCGGCAAGCTGGCCGTCGCCGAACTCGTGCAGCGCACCGCCCTCGACGGCGCGCTGGTCGACCTGTTGGTGTTCGGCACCGTCGTGCAAGCCGTCACGGCGCCGAACATCGCCCGGGAAGTGTCGCTCCTGCCGCACTTTCCGAAAACGCTGCAGGCCTACACCGTGTCGCGCGCCTGCGCGTCGGCGAATCAGGCCATCACCGACGCCGCCGATCAAATCACGCTAGGTCATGCGCACGTGGCGATCGCCGGCGGTGCCGAGTCGCTCACGCAGGTGCCGATCCTGCACTCGCGCGGCATGAGTGATGTACTGGTGGCAGCGTCGAAAGCCAAGTCGTTGCCGCAGCGCCTCGGCATCCTCGCGCAACTCCGCCCGAAGGATTTCATCCCCATTACGCCGGCCATCGCCGAGCCGAGTACGGGCGAGTCGATGGGACAGTCGGCCGACAAGATGGCCAAGCTGAACGGCATTTCGCGCGAGGCGCAGGACCGCTTTGCGTTGCGATCGCACCTGAACGCGGCAGCCGGAACCGACGACGGACGTCTCACGGCCGAGATCGTGCCGGTTCCAGCGCCGCCGACGTTCGAGCGCATGATCGACACCGACAACGGCGTACGACGCGATTCTACGTATGAGCAGCTTTCAGCGCTCAAGCCGGTGTTCGATCGTCTGTACGGCACGGTCACGGCGGGGAACGCGTCGCCGCTCACCGACGGTGGAGCGGCGGTACTCCTCATGTCGGAGGAACGGGCGAAGTCGCTGGGCTACACGCCGCTCGCCTACATCCGGTCGTACGCGTATGCGGCCGTGGATCCCGCCGAGCAATTGTTACAGGCGCCGGTGCTGGCGGCACCACTCGCGCTGGCGCGAGCCGGACTCACGCTCGGCGATATCGATCTGATTGAAATGCACGAGGCGTTCGCCGCGCAGGTGCTGAGCAACATTCAGGGAATGGCGTCGACCACATGGGCGGCGCGCGCCGGGCTGAGCACGCCGGTCGGTGACGTCGATTTCGAAAAGCTGAACGTGATGGGCGGATCGCTGTCCATCGGTCATCCGTTCGGGGCCACCGGAGCCCGCGTGCTCACCACGCTGTGCAACGAGCTGGCGCGACGTGGCCAACAATTCGGCATGCTGACCGTGTGTGCCGCCGGCGGGATGGGTCACGCCATGATCGTGGAGCGCGCATGA
- the fadJ gene encoding fatty acid oxidation complex subunit alpha FadJ, with product MSTVKSTLLMEDATTGVSLSVQDGVATVRYDQPNSPVNTLNTRVGPVFEQIFARIEQDATIVGAVLVSGKVDTWIAGADIDELRRVTTPTEGEALSRGGQQLLNRLAAMPKPFIAAIHGAALGGGLEIALACRYRIATDHPKTVLALPEVQLGLLPGAGGTQRLPRTVGLQAALDMILTGKNIRAKKAWQMGLVHELVHPSILHDVAAKRVHALARGDATPVRARAQGASDVLLEDNAIGRKIVFRQARETVLKKTRGQYPAPLAAIEAIQAGYQHGQEAGLLEEARSFGDLAVSEVSRELVSIFFATTALKKDNGLREGENADPLRVRKIGVLGAGFMGAGIATVAVQAGTMVRMKDASLDRVAAGSRAVREVLRERVKRRQLTRLQMDDTLSLVGGTVDYSGFANADLVIEAVFEDLAVKHAVLREVQAVAPRAIFASNTSTIPIRDIATAAVHPDQVVGMHFFSPVHKMPLLEVIVTPETSAQATATVVAYGKQIGKTVIVVRDGPGFYVNRILAPYINESGKLLDEGASIDAVDEALVAFGFPVGPITLLDEVGLDIAGKSGPIMAAAFGDRMRPSVTLQRVIESGRLGRKAKRGFYRYDEQGKRQGVDQGVYALTPASGSRITVAAEAMQRRTVLPMLNEAVRCLEDGIIRSPRDGDIGAVFGIGFPPFRGGPFRFLDALGAATVVRQLEELDARFPGRFEPAALLRVMAASGARFHP from the coding sequence ATGAGTACGGTCAAGAGCACGCTGCTCATGGAAGACGCCACCACCGGCGTGTCACTGTCGGTGCAGGACGGCGTGGCGACGGTGCGCTACGACCAGCCGAACTCGCCGGTGAACACGTTGAACACGCGCGTGGGGCCGGTGTTCGAACAGATCTTTGCGCGTATCGAGCAGGATGCGACGATTGTCGGCGCCGTACTGGTCAGTGGGAAAGTTGACACATGGATTGCCGGCGCCGACATCGACGAACTGCGGCGGGTGACCACGCCGACGGAGGGCGAAGCGCTGTCGCGCGGTGGACAGCAGCTGTTGAATCGACTCGCGGCCATGCCCAAGCCGTTCATCGCGGCGATTCACGGCGCGGCGTTGGGCGGCGGTCTCGAGATCGCGTTGGCCTGTCGTTATCGCATCGCGACCGATCATCCCAAAACCGTGTTGGCCCTGCCCGAAGTGCAGCTTGGGCTGCTTCCCGGTGCCGGTGGGACGCAGCGCTTACCGCGCACGGTCGGGTTGCAGGCGGCGCTCGACATGATTCTCACCGGCAAGAACATCCGCGCGAAGAAGGCCTGGCAGATGGGGCTCGTGCACGAACTGGTGCATCCGAGCATTCTGCACGACGTGGCGGCGAAACGTGTGCATGCCTTGGCGCGTGGTGACGCCACACCGGTGCGCGCGCGCGCGCAGGGTGCCAGCGACGTGTTGCTGGAAGACAACGCGATCGGTCGCAAGATCGTGTTTCGCCAGGCGCGCGAGACGGTGCTGAAGAAGACGCGCGGACAGTATCCTGCGCCATTGGCGGCGATCGAGGCGATCCAAGCCGGCTATCAGCACGGACAGGAGGCGGGGCTTCTCGAGGAAGCGCGCAGCTTCGGCGACCTGGCCGTGAGCGAGGTGAGTCGGGAGTTGGTGTCGATCTTCTTTGCCACGACCGCGCTAAAAAAGGACAACGGGCTGCGCGAGGGCGAGAACGCCGATCCCCTGCGCGTGCGCAAGATCGGTGTGCTCGGCGCCGGATTCATGGGCGCCGGCATCGCCACGGTCGCGGTGCAGGCGGGCACGATGGTCCGCATGAAGGATGCGTCGCTTGATCGCGTGGCCGCGGGATCGCGCGCGGTGCGTGAGGTGCTGCGCGAGCGGGTGAAGCGCCGACAACTCACGCGCCTGCAAATGGATGACACGCTGTCTCTGGTGGGCGGCACAGTCGACTACAGCGGCTTCGCAAACGCGGACCTCGTGATCGAAGCGGTATTCGAGGATCTCGCCGTGAAGCATGCCGTGCTGCGCGAAGTGCAGGCCGTCGCACCGAGAGCCATCTTCGCGTCGAACACGAGTACGATCCCGATTCGCGACATCGCGACGGCGGCGGTGCATCCGGATCAGGTGGTCGGCATGCACTTCTTCTCGCCGGTCCACAAGATGCCGCTGCTCGAGGTCATCGTGACGCCCGAGACGAGCGCGCAGGCCACGGCCACGGTGGTCGCGTATGGCAAACAGATCGGCAAGACGGTGATCGTGGTGCGCGACGGCCCGGGGTTCTACGTGAACCGTATTCTCGCGCCGTACATCAATGAAAGTGGCAAGCTGCTCGACGAAGGCGCCTCCATCGACGCCGTCGACGAGGCTCTGGTGGCGTTCGGCTTTCCGGTGGGACCGATCACGTTGCTTGATGAAGTCGGCCTCGATATCGCCGGCAAGTCCGGACCCATCATGGCGGCGGCGTTCGGCGATCGCATGCGTCCATCGGTTACACTGCAGCGCGTGATCGAGAGTGGGCGACTCGGGCGCAAGGCGAAGCGCGGCTTCTATCGGTACGACGAGCAGGGCAAGCGGCAGGGCGTGGACCAGGGGGTCTATGCCCTGACGCCGGCGTCCGGATCACGCATCACGGTGGCGGCCGAAGCGATGCAGCGCCGCACGGTACTGCCCATGCTGAATGAGGCCGTGCGCTGCCTGGAGGACGGCATTATCCGATCACCGCGAGATGGCGATATCGGCGCGGTGTTCGGCATTGGGTTCCCGCCGTTCCGTGGCGGTCCGTTCCGTTTCCTCGACGCGCTCGGCGCGGCGACGGTGGTGCGGCAACTGGAAGAGCTCGACGCGCGCTTTCCCGGCCGATTCGAACCGGCCGCGCTGCTGCGCGTCATGGCGGCTTCCGGCGCACGATTCCATCCCTGA
- a CDS encoding proline dehydrogenase family protein, with product MLRSSLLYLSRQQRIFDFVKNVGFARKMASRFVAGETIATALTAVEQLNAKGISASLDLLGESVSSETEARETGRQYLEILDRIEQKKLQANVSVKLTALGQDISDELGLDVVRQVLDRAKQYKSFVRLDMESSAYTDRTLDTFEQKLYPDYPENVGVVLQSSLRRTLDDVERANRLKCRVRICKGAYLEPATVAFPDKADVDRNYVEAMHRLMEHGNYPGIATHDELIINEAKRFAKERGIAAERFEFQMLFGVRRDLQEQIVKEGYRMRVYVPFGSQWYPYLMRRLAERPANIAFMAGNIVKESFSR from the coding sequence ATGCTTCGTTCGTCCCTGCTGTACCTCTCGCGCCAACAGCGCATTTTCGATTTCGTCAAGAACGTCGGCTTCGCGCGCAAGATGGCGTCGCGATTCGTCGCGGGCGAAACCATCGCGACCGCGCTCACTGCCGTCGAGCAGCTGAACGCCAAGGGCATCTCCGCCTCACTCGATTTGCTTGGCGAGTCGGTCTCGAGCGAAACCGAAGCCCGTGAGACGGGACGGCAGTATCTCGAGATTCTCGATCGCATCGAACAGAAGAAGCTGCAGGCGAATGTGTCAGTGAAGCTGACCGCGCTCGGACAGGACATCTCGGACGAACTTGGCCTGGACGTGGTTCGCCAGGTGCTCGATCGCGCGAAGCAGTACAAGAGCTTCGTGCGGCTCGACATGGAGTCGAGCGCGTATACCGATCGCACGCTCGACACCTTCGAGCAAAAGCTCTACCCGGACTATCCCGAGAATGTCGGCGTGGTGCTGCAAAGCTCGTTGCGTCGCACGCTCGACGATGTGGAACGCGCCAACCGACTCAAGTGCCGAGTGCGCATCTGCAAGGGCGCGTACCTGGAGCCGGCCACCGTCGCGTTTCCCGATAAGGCCGATGTCGATCGCAACTACGTCGAGGCCATGCATCGACTGATGGAGCACGGCAACTATCCCGGAATTGCGACGCACGACGAACTGATCATCAACGAAGCCAAGCGCTTCGCAAAGGAACGCGGCATTGCCGCCGAGCGCTTCGAGTTCCAGATGCTCTTCGGCGTCCGCCGCGATTTGCAGGAACAGATCGTGAAGGAAGGCTACCGCATGCGCGTGTACGTGCCGTTCGGTAGCCAGTGGTACCCGTATCTCATGCGGCGTCTGGCCGAGCGTCCGGCCAACATTGCGTTCATGGCGGGAAACATCGTGAAAGAGTCATTCTCCCGCTGA
- the rsgA gene encoding ribosome small subunit-dependent GTPase A gives MTDDTFDGTFDGVVMQGTGGIWQVRTDDGALFDVSLRGRLKHEAHGSLKLAVGDRVTIGRVADSDSWAIDRIHPRRSKLARRAPAGARGERIIVANLDQVLVVFAAARPEPHPRMLDRFLVIAEANGLAARIIINKIDLVDASTIRERFDEFVKAGYPLHLVSVVTGEGLEELHDEVAGKDSALTGPSGVGKSSLMNRLFPGLDLRTAEISDSVNKGRHTTVGAVLHPLPGGGFVADTPGLREVGLWGIDAREIAQCFPEFRPLIHDCRFADCTHTVEPECAIKAAIRDGTVGRGRYESYVKLREELAEQS, from the coding sequence GTGACTGACGATACCTTCGACGGCACCTTCGACGGCGTGGTCATGCAGGGCACCGGCGGCATCTGGCAGGTGCGCACCGACGACGGGGCCTTGTTTGACGTGTCCCTGCGCGGACGGCTGAAACACGAAGCACACGGCTCCCTCAAACTCGCCGTCGGGGATCGTGTCACGATCGGCCGCGTCGCCGACAGTGATTCGTGGGCCATCGACCGCATCCATCCGCGGCGCAGCAAGCTCGCGCGGCGCGCCCCCGCCGGCGCACGCGGCGAACGTATCATCGTCGCCAATCTCGATCAGGTGCTGGTGGTGTTCGCCGCCGCGCGTCCGGAGCCGCACCCGCGCATGCTCGATCGCTTTCTGGTGATCGCCGAGGCGAACGGACTCGCCGCGCGGATCATCATCAACAAGATCGACCTGGTTGATGCGAGCACGATCCGCGAGCGGTTCGACGAGTTCGTGAAGGCGGGCTATCCGCTGCACCTCGTCAGCGTCGTTACGGGCGAAGGGCTCGAGGAACTGCACGACGAGGTCGCAGGAAAGGACTCGGCGCTGACTGGCCCGTCGGGCGTCGGCAAGTCGTCATTGATGAACCGGCTGTTCCCGGGGCTCGATCTGCGAACGGCCGAGATCAGTGATAGCGTGAACAAGGGGCGACACACCACCGTCGGCGCGGTCTTGCATCCGCTGCCGGGTGGCGGGTTCGTGGCCGATACCCCGGGATTGCGCGAGGTGGGCCTCTGGGGCATCGACGCCCGCGAGATCGCCCAGTGTTTCCCGGAGTTCCGTCCCTTGATCCACGACTGCCGGTTCGCCGACTGCACGCATACCGTCGAGCCGGAGTGCGCGATCAAGGCGGCCATTCGCGACGGCACGGTGGGCAGGGGACGCTACGAGAGTTACGTCAAACTACGCGAGGAGCTGGCCGAGCAGAGCTAA
- a CDS encoding sigma-70 family RNA polymerase sigma factor produces MPLADAAEPLDVQLIAEMAQGDERAASMLYDRHGAVMYGLSLRVVGEPADAEEVVLDAFAQAWRDAARYDTSRGSVAGWLTTITRTRALDLIRARGRRAKMTDTATATLDEPAAMGSGFAAPDVQVQETERAVAVKSALDQLPIPQRQAIELAFFEGLTHHEVADRLSEPLGTVKTRIRLGMQKLRDALSGLAPESVS; encoded by the coding sequence GTGCCTCTCGCTGACGCTGCCGAGCCGCTGGACGTCCAACTGATCGCCGAAATGGCGCAGGGGGATGAACGTGCGGCGTCCATGCTGTACGATCGCCACGGGGCCGTGATGTACGGTCTGTCGTTGCGCGTCGTTGGCGAACCGGCGGATGCCGAGGAAGTGGTGCTCGACGCGTTTGCCCAGGCGTGGCGCGATGCCGCCCGCTACGACACGTCGCGCGGTTCGGTGGCTGGCTGGCTCACCACGATCACGCGGACGCGGGCGCTCGATCTGATCCGGGCGCGCGGACGTCGCGCGAAGATGACCGACACGGCCACGGCCACGCTCGACGAGCCGGCCGCGATGGGCAGCGGCTTCGCGGCACCTGATGTACAGGTACAGGAGACGGAACGGGCCGTGGCGGTGAAGTCGGCGCTGGACCAGCTGCCGATACCGCAACGGCAGGCCATCGAACTCGCCTTCTTCGAAGGATTGACACACCACGAAGTGGCGGATCGTCTCAGTGAACCGCTGGGCACGGTCAAAACTCGAATTCGACTCGGGATGCAGAAGCTGCGCGATGCGTTGTCCGGACTGGCACCGGAGAGCGTATCATGA
- a CDS encoding anti-sigma factor, with translation MNDMTPLTLEQLRDLAPSFALGMLDADERAAFERGLQLPEYRATLERDLVTHRAAAELMATAQPVVPPPGLKVRMMERIAAEKRAALLNVSEPSVPVVASVIERVVEPVVEPVVAAIETPRESVTDNVRELAMARRAEAVPATPKRAEAVRQSPKSQATRAVTPPTPTAITELSARRTARTAWWTAGVLGTALAASVVIAVDFRNQAKVLEDRASQDNALIVRTEAKLAEREKTLQTLLAGRGNVVLVNLNPAQPAGPGMQVFWNVREGKAVVNAYGLAPVASDRAYMLWMIRDGKPVPLKLFTPGDDGRAIVASVELPTTTSGITLLAVTEESSAGAVAPTMTPFLVGEVPTKGATQ, from the coding sequence ATGAACGATATGACGCCACTCACCCTCGAACAGTTGCGCGACCTCGCGCCGTCGTTCGCGCTCGGTATGCTCGATGCCGACGAGCGCGCGGCGTTCGAGCGTGGGCTGCAGCTTCCCGAGTATCGGGCAACGCTCGAGCGCGATCTGGTCACGCATCGTGCAGCCGCCGAATTGATGGCGACCGCGCAACCGGTGGTGCCACCGCCGGGACTCAAGGTGCGCATGATGGAGCGTATCGCTGCCGAGAAGCGGGCGGCGTTGCTCAACGTGTCCGAGCCGAGCGTGCCGGTGGTCGCGTCGGTCATCGAGCGTGTGGTCGAGCCGGTGGTCGAGCCGGTGGTGGCGGCCATCGAGACGCCACGCGAATCGGTCACCGATAACGTGCGTGAACTGGCGATGGCGCGACGTGCCGAGGCGGTGCCCGCCACTCCCAAGCGGGCTGAGGCCGTTCGGCAATCGCCGAAGAGCCAGGCCACGCGTGCGGTCACGCCTCCCACGCCAACGGCGATCACCGAGCTCTCGGCGCGGCGCACCGCACGCACGGCATGGTGGACCGCAGGGGTACTCGGCACGGCCCTCGCGGCGTCGGTCGTGATCGCGGTCGATTTCCGCAATCAGGCCAAGGTGCTCGAGGATCGGGCGTCGCAGGACAATGCGCTGATCGTCCGTACCGAGGCCAAGCTGGCCGAGCGAGAGAAGACGCTACAAACGTTGCTGGCAGGACGCGGCAATGTGGTACTGGTGAATCTCAATCCGGCGCAGCCGGCCGGTCCCGGCATGCAGGTCTTCTGGAACGTGCGCGAAGGCAAGGCGGTCGTGAATGCGTACGGCCTCGCGCCGGTGGCCAGCGATCGCGCCTACATGCTGTGGATGATCCGCGACGGCAAGCCGGTACCGCTCAAGCTGTTCACACCCGGCGATGACGGTCGTGCCATCGTGGCGTCGGTCGAATTGCCGACTACGACCAGCGGCATCACGCTGCTGGCCGTGACGGAAGAATCATCAGCGGGAGCGGTCGCGCCCACGATGACACCGTTCCTCGTGGGCGAAGTGCCAACGAAGGGCGCCACGCAGTAA
- a CDS encoding SDR family oxidoreductase — translation MSQTSHAVLIFGATGGIGAALARRLAHTGTPLFLTARREEPLAALAAELGAAYATSDATDWSEIDRVADLARERFGSVGGMANCVGSLILKPAHLTKFEEFQQTIAQNLTSAFGVVRAAVRVMPEGGAVVLCSTAASRIGLSNHEAIAAAKGGVNGLVLSAAATYASRGLRVNAVAPGLVDTPLTARITGSAPAVQASQAMHALGRIGQPDDVASLMAWLLGPDATWVTGQLYGVDGGLGTLRSK, via the coding sequence ATGTCACAGACATCGCACGCGGTTCTCATTTTCGGGGCAACCGGCGGCATTGGCGCCGCCCTCGCCCGTCGTCTTGCCCATACGGGCACGCCCCTGTTTCTCACCGCTCGTCGTGAGGAGCCGCTCGCTGCGCTCGCCGCCGAACTGGGGGCGGCGTACGCCACCAGCGATGCGACGGACTGGAGCGAGATCGATCGCGTGGCCGACCTCGCGCGCGAGCGCTTCGGCAGCGTCGGCGGCATGGCCAACTGCGTGGGCTCGTTGATCCTCAAGCCCGCGCATCTCACCAAGTTCGAAGAGTTTCAGCAGACAATCGCGCAGAATCTCACGAGTGCGTTCGGGGTCGTGCGCGCCGCGGTCCGCGTGATGCCTGAGGGCGGTGCCGTCGTGTTGTGCAGCACGGCCGCGTCGCGCATCGGGCTCTCGAATCACGAGGCGATCGCGGCCGCGAAAGGCGGCGTGAACGGACTCGTGCTCTCTGCGGCCGCCACCTACGCGTCGCGCGGACTCCGGGTCAACGCGGTCGCGCCAGGGCTGGTGGACACACCGCTCACGGCTCGTATCACGGGCTCGGCACCGGCGGTGCAGGCCTCGCAAGCGATGCATGCTCTTGGTCGCATCGGTCAGCCAGACGATGTGGCCAGCCTGATGGCCTGGCTACTCGGACCCGACGCCACGTGGGTGACGGGACAGCTGTACGGGGTTGACGGCGGACTCGGCACGCTGCGCTCCAAGTAG
- a CDS encoding phosphodiester glycosidase family protein → MRFLLRAVLFAAVTLSSAAGTRAAMAQGTPLHAVSAMTCSAGQVAKAPVLRWQGDAALKWATWNVVLGPRRVSARIVVVDVDPARVALSLDLARDGSVLAPWRLDAAPDTALLAMNAGQFTDEGPWGWVVHRGREWQRPGIGPLSGAFMVDSAGRVRIVAARAIDSVQAAGRIREALQSFPMLLEQGRASRVLCDPTATLDRNHRDIRLALGLRDDGHVLVALSRYDGAGRFAERLPIGPTTMEMAEVMRQLGAVDALMLDGGLSAQLLLRDGAVTHRWDGLRSVPLALVGHRIP, encoded by the coding sequence ATGCGTTTCCTGCTACGCGCGGTGCTGTTCGCGGCCGTGACACTCTCCAGCGCCGCAGGGACGCGTGCGGCGATGGCCCAGGGCACGCCGCTCCATGCGGTATCGGCGATGACGTGCAGCGCTGGTCAGGTGGCCAAGGCTCCCGTGCTGCGATGGCAGGGCGATGCAGCACTCAAGTGGGCGACGTGGAACGTAGTGCTCGGCCCGCGACGCGTGTCGGCCCGCATCGTGGTGGTCGATGTCGACCCGGCGCGCGTGGCGCTGAGCCTCGACCTGGCGCGAGACGGCAGCGTCCTCGCGCCATGGAGGCTGGACGCCGCGCCCGACACGGCACTGCTGGCGATGAACGCCGGCCAATTCACCGACGAGGGCCCGTGGGGATGGGTCGTGCATCGCGGGCGAGAGTGGCAACGACCCGGGATCGGCCCGCTGTCGGGTGCATTCATGGTGGACAGCGCGGGTCGCGTACGGATCGTGGCGGCGCGCGCCATCGATAGCGTGCAGGCCGCGGGCCGTATCCGGGAGGCCCTGCAGTCGTTCCCGATGCTGCTCGAGCAGGGACGAGCGTCACGCGTGTTGTGCGACCCCACGGCGACCCTCGACCGCAACCATCGCGATATTCGACTAGCACTCGGGCTTCGGGACGACGGCCACGTGCTCGTCGCGCTCTCGCGCTACGATGGAGCGGGTCGGTTCGCCGAACGATTACCGATCGGACCGACCACGATGGAAATGGCGGAAGTCATGCGCCAGCTTGGCGCCGTCGACGCGCTCATGCTGGACGGCGGATTATCCGCGCAGCTGCTGCTCCGCGACGGTGCGGTCACGCACCGCTGGGACGGGTTGCGCAGCGTTCCGCTCGCACTGGTGGGGCACCGCATTCCGTAG
- the pdxH gene encoding pyridoxamine 5'-phosphate oxidase codes for MTIADIRTEYRRASLSEDDVAADPMAQFSRWFEEAVKAAVIEPNAMCLATATPDAYPSARMVLLKGCDARGFVFYTDYRSRKGQELADNPHASLCFFWAELERQVRINGAVQRVSRAESDEYFQSRPLPSRVGAWTSHQSMVLADRSVLEQQLATNEERFASGQVPLPEHWGGFRIIPEEIEFWQGRESRLHDRIQFRRVAGAWVKRRLSP; via the coding sequence ATGACCATCGCCGATATCCGCACCGAATACCGCCGCGCGTCACTCTCGGAGGACGACGTCGCGGCCGATCCCATGGCGCAGTTCTCACGCTGGTTCGAGGAAGCGGTGAAGGCCGCCGTGATCGAGCCGAACGCGATGTGCCTCGCGACGGCGACGCCCGATGCGTATCCGTCGGCCCGTATGGTGCTCTTGAAGGGCTGTGATGCGCGGGGCTTCGTGTTCTACACCGACTACCGCAGCCGGAAGGGACAGGAGCTGGCCGACAACCCGCATGCATCACTGTGCTTTTTCTGGGCGGAACTCGAGCGGCAGGTGCGCATCAACGGCGCGGTGCAGCGGGTCAGCCGCGCCGAGTCGGATGAGTACTTCCAATCGCGACCGCTCCCCAGCCGGGTGGGCGCCTGGACGTCGCATCAGAGCATGGTGCTCGCCGATCGCTCGGTCCTCGAGCAGCAGCTCGCGACGAACGAAGAACGCTTCGCGAGCGGACAGGTGCCCTTACCGGAGCACTGGGGCGGATTCCGGATCATTCCCGAAGAGATCGAGTTCTGGCAAGGCCGCGAGAGTCGCCTGCACGATCGTATCCAGTTTCGTCGCGTGGCGGGGGCGTGGGTGAAACGCCGTCTGTCGCCGTAG
- the bioB gene encoding biotin synthase BioB → MSSGFSDWQLLADRALAGEVITREQAHAVLSAPDDQLLDQLAAAYRVRRATWGNRVRLHFLLNAQSGLCPEDCGYCSQSKISTAEIEKYPMMAQEKIMEAADRAAQLKAGTLCMVISGRAPGETVFNKVLDAVRAVRAKHDLKVCACLGLLNEEQVLRLKEAGVETVNHNLNTSANFTPEVVGTHTFEDRVNTVEAVKAAGMKTCSGGILGMGESDDDVIDLALSLRELDVKSVPVNFLIPVPGTSFAGIRELDPRRCLRILSLYRFLLPTQEIRVSGGREVHLRSMQVMGLYPANSIFVGDYLTTQGQTARDDLRMIEDAGFVLETPDGAPLVGDPFEGVPDSYPRAALPMVEV, encoded by the coding sequence ATGTCGTCCGGATTCTCTGACTGGCAACTTCTCGCCGACCGTGCGCTGGCCGGTGAGGTCATCACGCGTGAACAGGCCCATGCCGTGCTGTCCGCTCCTGATGATCAGCTGCTCGACCAGCTGGCGGCGGCGTACCGCGTGCGGCGCGCCACATGGGGCAATCGCGTGCGGTTGCACTTCCTGCTCAACGCGCAAAGCGGCCTCTGCCCGGAAGACTGCGGCTACTGCTCGCAGTCGAAGATCTCGACCGCCGAAATCGAGAAGTATCCGATGATGGCGCAGGAGAAGATCATGGAAGCGGCCGACCGCGCGGCGCAACTCAAGGCGGGCACGCTGTGCATGGTGATCTCGGGTCGTGCGCCCGGTGAGACCGTATTCAACAAGGTGCTCGACGCGGTGCGCGCGGTGCGCGCGAAGCACGATCTCAAGGTGTGTGCCTGTCTCGGACTGCTGAACGAGGAGCAGGTGCTGCGCCTGAAGGAAGCCGGCGTGGAAACGGTGAACCACAACCTCAACACCTCGGCCAACTTCACGCCGGAAGTGGTCGGCACGCACACGTTCGAAGACCGCGTGAACACGGTGGAAGCGGTGAAGGCCGCCGGCATGAAGACGTGCAGTGGCGGCATTCTGGGCATGGGCGAGAGCGACGACGATGTGATCGATCTCGCGCTGTCGCTCCGCGAGCTCGATGTGAAGAGCGTGCCGGTGAATTTCCTGATCCCGGTGCCCGGCACGTCGTTCGCCGGCATTCGCGAACTCGATCCGCGCCGTTGCCTGCGCATTTTGTCGCTGTATCGCTTCCTGCTGCCGACGCAGGAAATTCGCGTGTCGGGCGGCCGCGAAGTACATCTGCGCAGCATGCAGGTGATGGGCCTGTATCCCGCCAACTCGATTTTTGTGGGTGACTATCTCACCACGCAGGGGCAGACGGCGCGCGACGATCTGCGCATGATCGAAGACGCCGGCTTCGTGCTCGAGACGCCGGATGGTGCGCCGCTGGTGGGTGATCCGTTCGAGGGCGTACCGGACTCGTATCCGCGGGCGGCGCTGCCGATGGTGGAAGTCTGA